Proteins from a genomic interval of Sandaracinaceae bacterium:
- a CDS encoding methyl-accepting chemotaxis protein, which translates to MGWIGSWLGKSPPANQNDRIEPPDQSGPIAVPQPSRLGELARKAVDLVRARVVHAVETSEREILAVGECLQDLMTQAQRQSAILRQMEGDIGDGSAMSGALHRQKETVSRFVEGLVARASEQQALAQAAHERTQRIGEAGHRIQNIATHSRLLSFNAQMEAARLGSRGHAFQVIAKEIRELAAEVEKTNALIAELADDVAMHMPKLDESAGALREEADRFSDAVDDGLREVDAAQASVRERFFASLRDSEVQAEQTVASSGAALSHLQFQDPVSQAMRQALVVLDHMVDSLALGEGGVEGLEMALRDGRAKMELPALSRDPIAGAAIAAAKASDEMAGDGEEAPLASGEVLLF; encoded by the coding sequence ATGGGATGGATCGGAAGCTGGCTGGGCAAGAGCCCACCTGCCAACCAGAACGACCGGATCGAGCCGCCCGACCAGTCGGGGCCGATCGCGGTGCCGCAGCCCTCCCGCCTCGGTGAGCTCGCACGCAAGGCCGTCGATCTGGTCCGAGCCCGCGTGGTGCACGCCGTCGAGACCTCCGAGCGCGAGATCCTCGCCGTGGGGGAATGCCTGCAAGACCTGATGACTCAGGCGCAGCGCCAGTCCGCGATCCTCCGGCAGATGGAGGGCGACATCGGCGACGGCTCGGCCATGAGCGGCGCGCTTCATCGACAGAAGGAGACCGTCAGTCGGTTCGTCGAGGGGCTGGTGGCGCGCGCCTCCGAGCAGCAGGCGCTCGCGCAGGCGGCGCACGAGCGGACGCAGCGGATCGGCGAGGCCGGTCACCGCATCCAGAACATCGCCACCCACTCGCGCCTCCTGAGCTTCAACGCCCAGATGGAGGCGGCGCGCCTCGGATCGCGCGGACACGCGTTCCAGGTGATCGCCAAGGAGATCCGCGAGCTCGCGGCCGAGGTCGAGAAGACCAACGCGCTGATCGCGGAGCTCGCCGACGACGTGGCGATGCACATGCCGAAGCTGGACGAGTCGGCGGGCGCGCTGCGCGAAGAGGCGGACCGGTTCAGCGACGCGGTGGACGACGGCCTCCGCGAGGTCGACGCGGCGCAGGCCAGCGTGCGCGAGCGGTTCTTCGCGTCCCTCCGCGACAGCGAAGTGCAGGCCGAGCAGACCGTCGCCTCCTCGGGCGCGGCGCTCTCGCATCTGCAGTTCCAGGATCCCGTCAGCCAGGCCATGCGGCAGGCGCTGGTGGTCCTCGATCACATGGTGGACTCGCTCGCGCTAGGCGAGGGGGGGGTAGAGGGGCTGGAGATGGCCCTGCGCGATGGGCGCGCGAAGATGGAGCTGCCAGCGCTGAGCCGCGACCCGATCGCGGGAGCGGCCATCGCGGCAGCGAAGGCATCGGACGAAATGGCAGGGGACGGCGAAGAGGCTCCCCTGGCCAGCGGCGAGGTTCTCCTCTTCTGA
- a CDS encoding response regulator, with protein sequence MSKKILIVDDSATVRQQVGMALSGAGFAVLEAVDGVDGATQLTSDGSIGLVICDVNMPRMNGLEMLEKVRGEGVSVPVLMLTTEGDPVLVARAKSAGAKGWIVKPFNPVALVAAAKKLCA encoded by the coding sequence ATGAGCAAGAAAATTCTCATCGTGGATGACTCGGCGACGGTCCGGCAGCAGGTCGGGATGGCGTTGTCGGGCGCGGGCTTCGCCGTGCTGGAGGCGGTGGACGGGGTCGATGGAGCGACGCAGCTCACGAGCGATGGCTCGATCGGGCTGGTCATCTGCGACGTCAACATGCCGCGGATGAACGGGCTGGAGATGCTCGAGAAGGTGCGCGGAGAGGGCGTCTCCGTCCCGGTGCTCATGCTCACCACCGAGGGCGATCCGGTGCTGGTGGCGCGCGCGAAGAGCGCGGGCGCGAAGGGGTGGATCGTCAAGCCGTTCAACCCCGTCGCCCTGGTCGCCGCCGCGAAGAAGCTCTGCGCCTGA
- a CDS encoding glycoside hydrolase family 31 protein has protein sequence MRWLASLAPGFATLGLLLAACDGEPPPPPSVDGGEVALADGTRVVIADGSGAVALFDGDRPLLASPERAHPIARTFTERVTGNLGIWSFRRQGVAEHRYDRFQAWREEAGAAVVEYALVPDPEGETPSEGVATLRIAPGERDDTTVITLSVTGVDATSIALPVRCDEAGSFHGFGEQYQATEQTGEAFELMVTEQGIGREGGLRDVNGDAHTTYFPMPYYLDARGFGVLVRTDRRVGVDVCAADAEVAWLEVIDGAPLELVVFHGPTPYDVLAQLGDEVGRPAPPPRWAFDGAWISSQGGRDAVLADVDALEAAGVPVSAIWSQDWTGVRMNIGGGFGVQYRWNADLAHYPDLAGMVDTLHTRGYRFLAYANPFVDPDLDDHFPEMRDMGWLVEDPSGDAYVFNAPNEQSAHPDLTDPAARAYVQGELEGMVSEVGIDGWMADFGEWNPLDAVMHDGSAPEGYHNRFPVDWHCTNRAAMDAARPDGDWVLFARSGWTGVQACSMIHWVGDQEATWSESDGLPTVVPAMINLGLAGVPYVTHDIAGFSGGPSTRELYMRWTELGAFTPIMRTHEGNRRDVNHNWDSDAETLAHFRRFASIHAALADDMMTWSDEAQATGKPLVRHLLLEFPEDLATWEIHDQYLLGDALLVAPVLEEGATERAVYLPAGATWFDVWTGESLEGGQTVTVAAPLGSPPVFHRDSDRDDLRAIL, from the coding sequence ATGCGTTGGCTCGCCTCCCTCGCTCCCGGCTTCGCCACCCTGGGCCTTCTCCTCGCCGCGTGTGACGGCGAGCCGCCTCCTCCACCGTCGGTGGACGGAGGCGAAGTCGCGTTGGCGGACGGGACGCGCGTGGTGATCGCGGACGGCTCCGGCGCGGTCGCCCTCTTCGACGGCGATCGACCGCTCCTCGCGAGCCCCGAGCGCGCCCACCCCATCGCGCGCACCTTCACCGAGCGGGTGACGGGCAACCTCGGCATCTGGAGCTTCCGCAGGCAAGGCGTCGCGGAGCACCGCTACGACCGCTTCCAGGCGTGGCGCGAGGAGGCGGGCGCCGCGGTCGTGGAGTACGCGCTCGTGCCCGACCCGGAGGGGGAGACGCCGTCCGAAGGCGTGGCCACCCTGCGGATCGCGCCTGGTGAGAGGGACGACACCACCGTCATCACCCTCTCGGTGACCGGCGTCGACGCGACCTCGATCGCGCTCCCCGTGCGCTGCGACGAGGCCGGCAGCTTCCACGGCTTCGGCGAGCAGTACCAGGCCACCGAGCAGACCGGCGAGGCCTTCGAGCTGATGGTGACCGAGCAGGGCATCGGGCGCGAGGGCGGGCTCCGCGACGTCAACGGCGACGCGCACACCACCTACTTCCCGATGCCGTACTACCTCGACGCTCGCGGGTTCGGCGTGCTCGTGCGGACCGATCGCCGGGTGGGCGTCGACGTCTGCGCGGCCGACGCCGAGGTGGCCTGGCTCGAGGTGATCGACGGCGCGCCCCTCGAGCTGGTCGTCTTTCACGGCCCGACCCCGTACGACGTCCTCGCGCAGCTCGGCGACGAGGTCGGCCGCCCCGCGCCGCCGCCGCGATGGGCCTTCGATGGCGCGTGGATCAGCAGCCAGGGCGGACGCGACGCCGTGCTCGCCGACGTCGACGCGCTCGAGGCGGCCGGCGTCCCCGTCAGCGCGATCTGGTCGCAGGACTGGACGGGCGTGCGCATGAACATCGGGGGCGGCTTCGGCGTGCAGTACCGATGGAACGCGGACCTCGCCCATTACCCGGACCTCGCGGGCATGGTCGACACCCTTCACACGCGCGGCTACCGCTTCCTCGCGTACGCCAACCCCTTCGTCGACCCGGACCTCGACGACCACTTCCCCGAGATGCGCGACATGGGCTGGCTCGTCGAGGATCCGAGCGGCGACGCCTACGTCTTCAACGCGCCGAACGAGCAGAGCGCGCACCCCGACCTGACGGACCCCGCCGCCCGCGCGTACGTGCAGGGGGAGCTCGAGGGCATGGTGAGCGAGGTGGGGATCGACGGCTGGATGGCCGACTTCGGAGAGTGGAACCCGCTCGACGCGGTCATGCACGACGGCAGCGCGCCCGAGGGCTACCACAACCGCTTCCCGGTCGACTGGCACTGCACCAACCGCGCGGCCATGGACGCCGCCCGCCCCGACGGCGACTGGGTGCTCTTCGCGCGGAGCGGTTGGACCGGCGTGCAGGCCTGCTCGATGATCCACTGGGTCGGCGACCAGGAGGCGACCTGGTCCGAGAGCGACGGCTTGCCCACGGTGGTCCCGGCGATGATCAACCTCGGCCTCGCGGGCGTGCCCTACGTGACCCACGACATCGCGGGCTTCAGCGGCGGGCCGAGCACGCGCGAGCTCTACATGCGATGGACCGAGCTGGGCGCGTTCACGCCCATCATGCGCACCCACGAGGGCAACCGGCGCGACGTCAACCACAACTGGGACAGCGACGCCGAGACGCTCGCCCACTTCCGTCGCTTCGCGTCGATCCACGCCGCGCTCGCCGACGACATGATGACCTGGAGCGACGAGGCGCAGGCGACCGGAAAGCCGCTGGTGCGGCACCTGTTGCTCGAGTTCCCCGAGGACCTCGCGACCTGGGAGATCCACGACCAGTACCTCCTGGGCGACGCCCTGCTCGTCGCGCCCGTGCTCGAGGAGGGCGCGACCGAGCGCGCCGTCTACCTGCCGGCCGGCGCGACCTGGTTCGACGTCTGGACGGGGGAGTCGCTCGAGGGCGGGCAGACGGTCACGGTCGCCGCGCCGCTCGGCAGCCCGCCCGTGTTCCACCGCGACTCGGACCGCGACGACCTGCGCGCGATCCTCTGA
- a CDS encoding membrane dipeptidase, with protein MTRRTIGLVLLLSLQLSCEGSVLRPPPPEHGGIHSFAHGCYAMDATAPGSEDTRWLEAIDWEDGEATREGYAFTARALEDGARFFMQPSDLGRYIFYDADENYLVGRDGELVRQSEVLSDLLLADDTYLPGIQWDLEVSAHDPERFQLRHVASGQYLTRDGFAESVDEAAVIALYPSEGCATYPELTVDAEGLPSRTTFDDGDLYGIVDTHSHIFSNYAFGGGGIFHGAPYHPFGVPHALPNCSIYHGRDGRADLFGYAFDESGDLDTEAFVGTLVTGRTPEPNHATEGWPDFTDWPSAHDSSTHQTQYYRWLERAWLGGLRLVIQHATTNQIICELLAGSGAQPIRYSCNDMVAVDRILEETYAMERYIDAQSGGPGEGFFRIVTTPAEARAVIADGKMAVVLGIETSNLFDCYVNDRDGFERCDESVVMAQLDRYHELGVRVMFPVHKYDNGFSAGDGHKSFIEAGNFINSGHWSNFTQDCPDIPTTFDRGEVSFGGLNMPRDDYDAEPPHDFSSFGDNPIGTLLPFVDQLMSPPLEGDWCMNAGLTPLGESLVDGMMRRGMILEMDHFPRRAYLSAYEMAEAAGYPGLAGTHGLNYDGRIYAMGGISKTGLGRCGVAGNPGAMTERLAGRVQLIRDNGGYPAEGFGFDLNGFAGAPGPRFGDGAGCSDPQENPITYPFMSVAGDVTFTEPRVGNRVIDFNTEGFAHIGMLPELLEDARRTGATEEDLEPLFRSAEGYIRMWEAAEARAAEL; from the coding sequence ATGACGCGGCGCACCATCGGGTTGGTTCTTCTTCTCTCTCTCCAGCTCTCGTGTGAGGGGTCGGTGCTACGGCCGCCTCCGCCCGAGCACGGCGGGATCCACTCCTTCGCCCACGGCTGCTACGCCATGGACGCGACCGCCCCGGGCAGCGAGGACACGCGCTGGCTCGAGGCCATCGACTGGGAGGACGGCGAGGCGACGCGCGAGGGCTACGCGTTCACCGCGCGCGCGCTCGAGGACGGGGCGCGCTTCTTCATGCAGCCGTCGGACCTGGGCCGGTACATCTTCTACGACGCGGACGAGAACTACCTCGTCGGGCGCGACGGGGAGCTGGTCCGGCAGTCCGAGGTGCTCAGCGACCTGCTGCTCGCGGACGACACCTACCTGCCCGGCATCCAGTGGGATCTCGAGGTCTCGGCCCACGATCCGGAGCGCTTCCAGCTTCGGCACGTCGCGAGCGGGCAGTACCTGACGCGCGACGGCTTCGCGGAGTCGGTGGACGAGGCGGCCGTGATCGCGCTCTACCCGAGCGAGGGCTGCGCCACCTACCCGGAGCTGACGGTGGACGCGGAGGGGCTCCCGTCCCGCACGACCTTCGACGACGGAGACCTCTACGGCATCGTCGACACCCACTCGCACATCTTCTCGAACTACGCGTTCGGCGGCGGCGGCATCTTCCACGGCGCGCCCTACCATCCGTTCGGGGTGCCACACGCCTTGCCGAATTGCAGCATCTACCACGGGCGGGACGGGCGAGCAGACCTCTTCGGCTACGCGTTCGACGAATCCGGCGACCTCGACACGGAGGCGTTCGTGGGCACCCTCGTCACCGGCCGCACCCCCGAGCCCAACCACGCGACCGAGGGCTGGCCGGACTTCACGGACTGGCCGAGCGCGCACGACAGCTCGACCCATCAGACCCAGTACTACCGCTGGCTGGAGCGCGCCTGGCTGGGGGGCCTGCGGCTCGTGATCCAGCACGCGACGACCAACCAGATCATCTGCGAGCTCCTCGCGGGCAGCGGCGCGCAGCCCATCCGCTACTCCTGCAACGACATGGTCGCCGTCGATCGCATCCTCGAGGAGACCTACGCGATGGAGCGCTACATCGACGCGCAGTCGGGTGGCCCGGGGGAGGGCTTCTTCCGGATCGTGACCACGCCGGCCGAGGCGCGCGCGGTGATCGCGGACGGCAAGATGGCCGTGGTCCTGGGCATCGAGACCTCGAACCTCTTCGACTGCTACGTCAACGACCGCGACGGCTTCGAGCGCTGCGACGAGTCCGTGGTGATGGCGCAGCTCGACCGCTACCACGAGCTGGGCGTGCGGGTGATGTTCCCGGTCCACAAGTACGACAACGGCTTCTCCGCGGGAGACGGCCACAAGTCCTTCATCGAGGCGGGCAACTTCATCAACTCGGGGCATTGGTCGAACTTCACCCAGGACTGCCCGGACATCCCGACCACGTTCGATCGCGGCGAGGTCTCGTTCGGCGGGCTGAACATGCCTCGCGACGACTACGACGCGGAGCCCCCGCACGACTTCTCGAGCTTCGGCGACAACCCCATCGGCACCCTCCTGCCCTTCGTGGACCAGCTCATGTCGCCGCCGCTCGAGGGCGACTGGTGCATGAACGCGGGCTTGACGCCGCTCGGTGAGTCCCTGGTGGACGGCATGATGCGCCGCGGGATGATCCTGGAGATGGATCACTTCCCGCGCCGCGCCTATCTCAGCGCCTACGAGATGGCCGAGGCGGCGGGCTACCCGGGCCTCGCGGGGACGCACGGTCTCAACTACGACGGGCGCATCTACGCGATGGGGGGCATCTCCAAGACGGGGCTCGGCCGCTGCGGCGTGGCGGGCAACCCCGGCGCGATGACCGAGCGCCTGGCCGGGCGTGTTCAGCTGATCCGTGACAACGGCGGCTATCCGGCCGAGGGCTTCGGCTTCGACCTCAACGGCTTCGCGGGGGCGCCGGGACCGCGCTTCGGCGACGGCGCCGGGTGCAGTGACCCGCAGGAGAACCCGATCACCTACCCCTTCATGTCGGTGGCCGGGGACGTGACCTTCACCGAGCCGCGCGTCGGCAACCGCGTCATCGACTTCAACACCGAGGGCTTCGCGCACATCGGCATGTTGCCCGAGCTGCTCGAGGACGCGCGCCGCACGGGGGCCACCGAGGAGGACCTCGAGCCGCTCTTCCGCTCGGCCGAGGGCTACATCCGCATGTGGGAGGCCGCCGAGGCGCGGGCCGCCGAGCTGTGA
- a CDS encoding crotonase/enoyl-CoA hydratase family protein: protein MSDQPRVTVEKRDHLHLIGLDRAEKRNAFDLRMLRELAEALTAYEDDDDARCAVLYAEGDHFTAGLDLAEVGPAVKGGAALFPEGAVDPLGLHGRVRTKPLVMAVQGWCLTIGIELSLAADVRVASEDTRFGQIEINRGIFPFGGATIRLPQIAGWGNAMRWLLTGDIFDAAEAHRIGLVQEVVAAGEQKAKAVAIAETIASRAPLGVRATLESSRKTLHEGPDAAAEALLAQARVLMNSEDAEEGLRSFVERRDAKFTGQ from the coding sequence ATGAGCGACCAGCCCCGCGTCACCGTCGAGAAGCGAGACCACCTCCACCTGATCGGGCTCGACCGCGCCGAGAAACGGAACGCGTTCGACCTCCGGATGTTGCGCGAGCTCGCCGAGGCGCTGACGGCGTACGAGGACGACGACGACGCGCGCTGCGCGGTGCTCTACGCCGAGGGAGATCACTTCACGGCCGGGCTCGACCTCGCGGAGGTGGGGCCCGCGGTGAAGGGCGGCGCGGCGCTCTTTCCCGAAGGCGCAGTCGACCCGCTCGGGCTGCACGGCCGTGTCCGGACGAAGCCGCTCGTGATGGCGGTGCAGGGCTGGTGCCTGACCATCGGCATCGAGCTGTCGCTCGCGGCTGACGTACGCGTCGCTTCCGAGGACACGCGCTTCGGTCAGATCGAGATCAACCGCGGCATCTTTCCTTTCGGCGGCGCGACGATCCGGCTCCCGCAGATCGCGGGGTGGGGCAACGCGATGCGCTGGCTGCTGACGGGGGACATCTTCGACGCGGCCGAGGCGCACCGGATCGGGTTGGTGCAGGAGGTGGTCGCCGCCGGGGAGCAGAAGGCGAAGGCGGTCGCGATCGCGGAGACGATCGCCAGCCGCGCGCCCCTCGGCGTCCGCGCGACCCTCGAGTCGAGCCGCAAGACCCTGCACGAAGGCCCCGACGCCGCGGCGGAGGCGCTCCTGGCCCAGGCGCGGGTGCTCATGAACAGCGAGGACGCGGAGGAAGGCTTGCGATCGTTCGTCGAGCGACGCGACGCGAAGTTCACCGGACAGTGA
- a CDS encoding SRPBCC domain-containing protein, translating to MTPRAEVEREIDAPIDRVWSVLVDVRAYRDWNPFIVDVDAPARPLAVGDDLTLHVKWATGGGFSSPERVVQLDPPREVDGVWRAALAYRFSGWIPRLRLVRATRVQTLTQAASGPTVYHSEEAFHGLAARWVPLARVKDGFERQAAAMKRHAEALA from the coding sequence GTGACCCCACGGGCGGAGGTCGAGCGCGAGATCGACGCGCCGATCGACCGGGTGTGGTCGGTCCTCGTCGACGTGCGCGCCTACCGAGACTGGAACCCCTTCATCGTCGACGTCGACGCCCCCGCGAGGCCGCTGGCGGTGGGGGACGACCTCACGCTGCACGTGAAGTGGGCGACCGGCGGCGGCTTCAGCTCGCCCGAGCGCGTCGTTCAGCTCGACCCGCCGAGAGAGGTGGACGGTGTCTGGCGCGCCGCCCTCGCCTATCGCTTCAGCGGCTGGATCCCCCGGCTCCGATTGGTGCGCGCGACGCGCGTGCAGACTCTGACGCAGGCGGCGTCGGGGCCGACGGTCTACCACAGCGAGGAGGCCTTCCACGGGCTCGCCGCGCGCTGGGTCCCGCTCGCGCGCGTGAAGGACGGCTTCGAGCGGCAAGCGGCGGCGATGAAGCGACACGCCGAAGCGCTCGCGTGA
- a CDS encoding TetR/AcrR family transcriptional regulator, protein MARPVDADSAHTYDSIVRAALDVLNEVGLPEKLSMRKVASAAEVSPGTIQYYFGSKTDLLEACLDGYYQRLTLLAGQLGGSMQGRQGSEFVEYVARTLFRFARRERALIKLRMATNAQRGELHPQRQPEFLGAMIVEAAKSFAPHITVDQLHARLAIQSMSSIMARMALLTDSELECLTDRTGEEGWDTVEEFVVQAARRMLCPAEG, encoded by the coding sequence ATGGCTCGACCGGTCGACGCCGATTCCGCGCACACCTACGACTCGATCGTGAGGGCTGCGCTCGATGTGCTGAACGAGGTCGGCCTCCCCGAGAAGCTGAGCATGCGCAAGGTCGCGTCTGCGGCCGAGGTCAGCCCGGGCACGATCCAGTACTACTTCGGCTCCAAGACCGACCTGCTCGAGGCCTGCCTCGACGGCTACTACCAGCGGCTGACCTTGCTCGCGGGTCAGCTCGGCGGCTCCATGCAAGGTCGCCAGGGCTCCGAGTTCGTGGAGTACGTGGCGCGGACCCTCTTCCGCTTCGCCCGCCGCGAGCGCGCGCTCATCAAGCTCCGCATGGCGACGAACGCCCAGCGCGGCGAGCTGCACCCGCAGCGTCAGCCCGAGTTCCTGGGCGCCATGATCGTCGAGGCCGCGAAGTCGTTCGCGCCGCACATCACCGTCGACCAGCTCCACGCGCGCCTCGCGATCCAGTCGATGTCGTCGATCATGGCCCGCATGGCCCTGCTGACGGACTCCGAGCTCGAGTGCCTGACCGATCGGACCGGCGAAGAGGGCTGGGACACGGTCGAGGAGTTCGTGGTGCAGGCGGCGCGGCGCATGCTCTGCCCCGCAGAGGGCTGA
- a CDS encoding ATP-binding protein, producing MATDWRLPLSAHLAQQLDVNGLAHELVSRIGARAEAPAWVVLGDECWAWADGEVARGPLDGDVARRAALRSDDGPVFDGDVAVIPIGARGSVQIGFEPGRPDRESVTADVAELGPLVASLVDGVEMYQALDLVVQQEMTAAVLREEHIKLLMDSMTDGLVVCALDGTVTGTQSRAARDLLGDCEGAKIWDVLAPDDPAMTRLAYEQVAENLLPFEVSASLLPTELERDDRVLRMSYGEVVEGGEFVYVMLLVRDATAEVAAERADAERRQLTNIVSHLIADHGGFVSFVHEVEELLASLREDQDEATLARRLHTIKGNAAIFGFDSVASRCHALEERIQSGATFASADREDLVASWREALGGISAMLDGHGGGDLLLLRGEYDRLCIALERAGTPEPVRELVASWENDAVRDLLVTPSRQAERLARSLGKRVQVVVEHNDARLPNAGAKMLFRNLVHLVRNAIDHGIETPEERARGGKAPVGRLLITTLREASAFTVSVQDDGRGIDWDRVRALASERGLPASTPEELFAALASDGLSTRAQASEISGRGVGLGAVRQACEGLGGTFDIQSEPGSGTTFRCVIPV from the coding sequence GTGGCTACCGACTGGCGCCTTCCCCTCTCCGCGCACCTCGCGCAACAGCTCGACGTGAACGGCCTCGCGCACGAGCTCGTCTCTCGAATCGGCGCTCGCGCCGAGGCCCCCGCCTGGGTGGTGCTCGGAGACGAGTGCTGGGCCTGGGCCGATGGGGAGGTCGCTCGCGGCCCCCTCGATGGCGACGTCGCTCGCCGCGCCGCCCTGCGATCCGACGATGGGCCCGTCTTCGACGGAGACGTCGCCGTGATCCCGATCGGCGCGCGCGGCAGCGTGCAGATCGGCTTCGAGCCGGGGCGCCCCGACCGGGAGAGCGTGACGGCCGACGTGGCCGAGCTGGGTCCGCTGGTCGCGTCGCTCGTCGACGGCGTCGAGATGTATCAGGCGCTCGACCTCGTGGTGCAGCAGGAGATGACGGCGGCGGTGCTGCGCGAGGAGCACATCAAGCTCTTGATGGACAGCATGACCGACGGGCTGGTGGTCTGCGCCCTCGACGGCACGGTGACCGGGACCCAGTCACGCGCGGCGCGCGACCTGCTGGGCGACTGCGAGGGCGCCAAGATCTGGGACGTGCTCGCCCCCGACGACCCCGCGATGACGCGCCTCGCCTACGAGCAGGTGGCGGAGAACCTGCTGCCGTTCGAGGTCTCGGCCTCCCTGCTGCCCACCGAGCTCGAGCGCGATGACCGCGTGCTGCGCATGAGCTACGGCGAGGTCGTCGAGGGCGGCGAGTTCGTCTACGTCATGCTGCTCGTCCGCGACGCGACGGCCGAGGTGGCGGCCGAGCGGGCCGACGCGGAGCGCCGCCAGCTGACGAACATCGTCTCGCACCTCATCGCCGATCACGGCGGCTTCGTCTCGTTCGTGCACGAGGTCGAAGAGCTCCTGGCGTCGCTGCGCGAAGACCAGGACGAGGCGACGCTCGCCCGGCGCCTGCACACCATCAAGGGCAACGCCGCGATCTTCGGGTTCGACTCGGTCGCCTCGCGCTGCCACGCGCTCGAGGAGCGCATCCAGAGCGGCGCCACCTTCGCGAGCGCCGACCGTGAAGACCTCGTCGCGTCCTGGCGCGAGGCGCTCGGAGGCATCAGCGCCATGCTCGACGGACACGGCGGCGGCGACCTGCTGCTCCTGCGCGGCGAGTACGACCGGCTCTGCATCGCGCTCGAGCGCGCGGGCACGCCGGAGCCGGTGCGGGAGCTCGTCGCGAGCTGGGAGAACGACGCGGTGCGCGACCTGCTCGTCACGCCGAGTCGGCAGGCCGAGCGGCTGGCGCGCAGCCTCGGCAAGCGCGTGCAGGTCGTGGTCGAGCACAACGACGCGCGGCTGCCGAACGCCGGCGCCAAGATGCTCTTCCGGAACCTCGTGCACCTCGTGCGCAACGCCATCGACCACGGCATCGAGACGCCGGAGGAGCGCGCCCGTGGCGGCAAGGCGCCGGTCGGTCGCCTCCTGATCACCACGCTCCGCGAGGCGAGCGCCTTCACGGTCTCGGTTCAGGACGACGGCCGCGGGATCGACTGGGACCGCGTCCGGGCCCTCGCCTCCGAGCGCGGGCTGCCCGCCTCCACGCCGGAGGAGCTGTTCGCGGCCCTCGCCTCCGACGGGCTCTCCACGCGCGCGCAGGCCAGCGAGATCTCCGGCCGCGGCGTCGGGCTCGGCGCGGTGCGGCAAGCGTGCGAGGGGCTCGGCGGGACGTTCGACATCCAGAGCGAGCCCGGGAGCGGCACGACCTTCCGCTGCGTGATCCCGGTCTGA
- a CDS encoding serine/threonine-protein kinase, which yields MKDASGTVIDGRYTLVARLGGGGAGTVYRATNAEGRAVAVKLLDVVVGTRAEMRERFEREARALNGLDHPHLIRILDYGVFEGTPYTVMELLTGLPLDQMMKKKPLPLPVAFEIGMGVIAGLSHAHTHGVLHRDLKPANVFVAVLEGAKLHPKLLDFGLARFTDSDRWGTHATLTTEGTVLGTPAYMPPEQGIGSRVDARSDVYAAGVLLYELLAGRPPFVHESRASMIRAHVVTPAPPLAEAREGLQVQPSLEAIVMRALSKKADDRFPDARALLEALQRVPEPAAWI from the coding sequence GTGAAGGACGCCTCGGGCACGGTCATCGATGGCCGATACACGCTGGTCGCCAGGCTCGGGGGCGGCGGCGCGGGCACGGTCTATCGCGCGACCAACGCGGAGGGGCGCGCCGTCGCGGTGAAGCTCCTCGACGTGGTGGTGGGGACGCGCGCGGAGATGCGCGAGCGCTTCGAGCGGGAGGCGCGCGCGCTGAACGGGCTCGACCACCCGCACCTCATCCGCATCCTCGACTACGGGGTGTTCGAGGGGACGCCCTACACGGTGATGGAGCTGCTGACCGGGCTGCCGCTCGATCAGATGATGAAGAAGAAGCCGCTGCCGCTGCCCGTGGCGTTCGAGATCGGGATGGGCGTAATCGCGGGGCTGTCACACGCACACACGCACGGCGTATTGCACCGAGACCTCAAGCCGGCGAACGTGTTCGTGGCGGTGCTCGAGGGGGCGAAGCTCCACCCGAAGCTGCTCGACTTCGGGCTCGCGCGCTTCACGGACTCGGACCGCTGGGGCACGCACGCGACGCTGACGACGGAAGGCACGGTGCTCGGCACGCCCGCCTACATGCCGCCCGAGCAGGGGATCGGCAGCCGGGTGGACGCGCGGAGCGATGTCTACGCCGCGGGGGTGCTGCTCTACGAGCTGCTCGCGGGGCGGCCGCCGTTCGTGCACGAGAGCCGGGCCAGCATGATCCGGGCCCACGTGGTCACGCCCGCGCCGCCGCTGGCCGAGGCGCGGGAGGGCTTGCAGGTGCAGCCGTCGCTCGAGGCGATCGTGATGCGCGCGCTCTCCAAGAAGGCCGACGACCGTTTCCCGGACGCGCGCGCCCTGCTCGAGGCGCTGCAGCGCGTGCCCGAGCCGGCGGCCTGGATCTAG